In Desulfosudis oleivorans Hxd3, the DNA window TACTCGTCGATAAACCGCTCGAGCGCAAGCTTCTGAATGGGGTTGAGCTGGTTGAAGCTCACGCACAGGGTACGAATCCGCTTGGCGCCGGAGAGATGCCCCACCTCAAAATCCATCACGGTTTGAAAAGGAATGCGCTCCACCTTGATGCCATGACCGGGCACCATGATGGATATCTCCTTGACATTGCTTAACAGGTTCTTTTTTTCAACATACTGAACCGCCAGACCCTTCATGCCGATATCCTTGATGGGCCCCAGCTTGACGTGGACCGGCCTGCCCAGTCGCCAGAAAGATGGCTTCACCGCCAGGGCCAGGGCCCCGTCTTTCAAGGCAAACCGTTTCCACCGGCGCTTGTTTTCCGTGCGTTCAGATTTTTTTGCCATGGTACCGCATCCTTCACACAAAAACGTTTCGGTTTCGGCCGGGTCCTCCAACCCCCTGATTGTGTTTCACAAAGATGAGAGACAAAATAGCACGGGCAAACACCCGTGTCAATCATCCTTTATTTGCCGGGCTGACAGACAGGGCCGGCATGAACCGTTTGTTTAAAATCGTTTTTGAACATTTACCGGCCGTGTTATAAATAATACATTCCGTTCCACTTTTGGGATGGTTAAATTTGCTTTATTCAAGGAAAACCGCCTTATGAAACCATCTTTTGCAGTTGTGGGCGGCGGCCGGGTGGGCACGGCCCTTGGCGCCAACCTGGTGCGTGCCGGTTACCCATGTGTCGGTGTGGCCTGCACCACTCGGGCATCGGCGCAAAAGGCGGCAGCCCTTATCGGAGAAGGCGTCGCTTCGGTCACGCCATGGGAAATCACGCCCACCGCGGATATTGTGTTTATCACCACGCCGGACAGTGCCATTGCCCATGTATGCGAACAGATCGACGCGCACAAGGGGTTCGCACCGGAGGCTGTGGTGCTTCATTGCAGCGGCGCCCTGCCCTCCACCATTTTAAGAATCACTTCCGGCGAAAAGGCTGTAACCGGTTCTCTTCACCCACTGCAGAGTATTGCCGAAAACGATCCGGACCGCAATCCGTTTGCGGGCATCGTGATGGCCGTGGAGGGTGCGCCCAGGGCCGTTGACACGGCCACCACCATCGGCGCCGACCTGGGCGCCACCTGCTTTACCATTCACACCGAAGCCAAGATGCTTTACCACGCCGGTGCCGTGGTGGCCTCCAACTACCTGGTTACCCTGTGCGACGCGGTTTTTTCCTTGCTTGAGGCCGCCGGCATCAACCGGGACCAGGCCTTTGATATCCTGGGCCCCCTGCTTTCCGGCACGCTTGAAAACATTAAAACCGTTGGCATTCCCCAGGCTCTGACCGGGCCTGTGGCCCGGGGAGACGCCCCGATTATCAAGGCCCACCTTCAGGAGATAAAAACCCGGAAACCTGATCTGCTGCCGGTTTACCGGGTAATGGGGCTTCATACCATCAACGTGGCAATGGCCAAAGGCACCATCACCGAGGCCCAGGCAAAAACCCTGCGTAAAGTATTTGACGCAAACGGCGGGTCCGGGGAATAGGCCGGCCGCGGCAGCGGCCGGGAGGGGATTTCCGTGGTCCTGCTCAAACAACATTACATCATGTTCGTGATCTTCGCGTCCTTTGTGTTGGGTTCGGCTATCTCACCGGGAAGACCGGGCGTTTATTAGTTTCCATCCATAAATGGCCTTTTTCCGCAATCTCTGCGTCAAACTGCGGGCTTCCTTGTGCGGCGTACAATAAGTACGCCTCCTCGTCAGCCCTTGTTTTCCTTGATCTTGCGAAATCCCGCCATGGCGGGACTGAATTGGAAACCTTTTTCGTGTCCTCACAAAAGATGGATGGACACTTATTAACACGAAGAACAGGAAGCGCACAAAGATCACGAAGAGAGCATCGCTCCACTTACTCCTGCTTATAAAACGCCGCGATGGACTCCACCACATAGGCCAGTTGATCCTGGGAAAGCTCGGGATAGATGGGCAGGGCCAGGGTGTGGGCCGCGGCATGCTCGGACACCGGGAAGTCACCTTCCTGGTAACCCAGATAGGCAAAACATTTCTGCAAATGAAGGGGCACCGGGTAGTAGATTTCAACGCCGACCTCTTGCTCCCTTAAAAAGGCCACCAGGTCGTCCCGCCGTTCGGGCACGGATATCACAAACTGGTTATAGATGTGGCGGGACATGACATCCGCCGGCAGCCGGACCTGTTCGGTGAGGCCGGCGGCCTCAAACAGTTTGCGGTAGGTACCCGCGTTTTGCCGCCGCTTTTCGGTCCATGCATCCAGGTGTTTCAATTTAATGGAAACAATGGCCGCCTGAAGGGCGTCCAGCCGAAAATTGCCGCCGATAAAAGAGTGGTAATACTTGGGATGGGAGCCGTGGACCCGAAGGATCTGGACCCTTTCGTACCGCTCTTTGGACTGGACCGTGACCATTCCGCCGTCGCCAAAGGCCCCCAGGTTCTTGGACGGGAAAAAGGAGAAACATCCGAAGTCACCCATGGCGCCGGCCCGGCGGTCTTTATATTCAGAACCGATGGCCTGGGCCGCGTCTTCGATCACCACCAGGTTGTGCTGTCCGGCCAGTTCAAGCAAAGGGTCCATGTCGGCGCACTGGCCGTAAAGGTGCACGGGAATAACCGCCTTGCACTGGGCGCGGGCCGCCTTCGGCAGTTCATCAATGGTTTTGGCAAGGGCCGCCATGTCCATGTTGAAGGTGTCCGGTTCAATGTCCACAAACACGGGAATGGCACCCACGCGGGCAATGACGCCGGCAGTGGCAAAAAAAGTGTAGGGCGTGGTCAGGACCCGGTGGCCGGGTTCGATACCGGCGGCCATCAGCGAGACGAGCAGGGCGTCGGTGCCGGAAGAGACCCCCACGGCATAACGGCTCTGCGTGTACCGGGCAATCTCCTGTTCCAGGGTTTCCACGTGGGGCCCCAGAATAAACATCTGGCTGTCGTAAATTTCGGACGTCACCCTCAGGGCCTCGTCGCGGATGGTCGCGTACTGGCCTTTCAAATCAAGCAGCGGCACCTTCATCATGGGGTCCTTTTTCTATAGTATGTTCCATTAAAATTCTTTCTTTTCGGGGCACTCCACTTTTCCGCGCCGGGCATCAGCTTACAGGAGACCTGGACCGCGCTGTAACCCAAAAGGTCGTTGACCTTGTCGAAGAGCGCGGCATCTGAGTCCAGCTTCATGGTGTCGGGCAGCGCAATCAGGGTGCCCGCCTTTCCGGGCGGC includes these proteins:
- a CDS encoding type IV pilus assembly PilZ; translated protein: MAKKSERTENKRRWKRFALKDGALALAVKPSFWRLGRPVHVKLGPIKDIGMKGLAVQYVEKKNLLSNVKEISIMVPGHGIKVERIPFQTVMDFEVGHLSGAKRIRTLCVSFNQLNPIQKLALERFIDEYAVDLAP
- a CDS encoding Rossmann-like and DUF2520 domain-containing protein, whose protein sequence is MKPSFAVVGGGRVGTALGANLVRAGYPCVGVACTTRASAQKAAALIGEGVASVTPWEITPTADIVFITTPDSAIAHVCEQIDAHKGFAPEAVVLHCSGALPSTILRITSGEKAVTGSLHPLQSIAENDPDRNPFAGIVMAVEGAPRAVDTATTIGADLGATCFTIHTEAKMLYHAGAVVASNYLVTLCDAVFSLLEAAGINRDQAFDILGPLLSGTLENIKTVGIPQALTGPVARGDAPIIKAHLQEIKTRKPDLLPVYRVMGLHTINVAMAKGTITEAQAKTLRKVFDANGGSGE
- a CDS encoding DegT/DnrJ/EryC1/StrS family aminotransferase, whose product is MKVPLLDLKGQYATIRDEALRVTSEIYDSQMFILGPHVETLEQEIARYTQSRYAVGVSSGTDALLVSLMAAGIEPGHRVLTTPYTFFATAGVIARVGAIPVFVDIEPDTFNMDMAALAKTIDELPKAARAQCKAVIPVHLYGQCADMDPLLELAGQHNLVVIEDAAQAIGSEYKDRRAGAMGDFGCFSFFPSKNLGAFGDGGMVTVQSKERYERVQILRVHGSHPKYYHSFIGGNFRLDALQAAIVSIKLKHLDAWTEKRRQNAGTYRKLFEAAGLTEQVRLPADVMSRHIYNQFVISVPERRDDLVAFLREQEVGVEIYYPVPLHLQKCFAYLGYQEGDFPVSEHAAAHTLALPIYPELSQDQLAYVVESIAAFYKQE